The genomic interval TATGGGACCCTTTATAAAACTGAAGAAAACAAAGCTTTATTAGCTCTGTTATTAACGTATGCAACATCTTTTCTTGGACAATTTCATCGTTTCCATTATAAAAGAAACCTTGTTGTTCCTTCTCCTGCTCAATCATTAATTCATCCCAAGCTTGCACTCGGTAAGGATATGGCAAGCATCCTGCACAGAATACTTTCAATGTAGTCATAATTTCATTCGGACTATCTGCTGGTCTCCCATATATTGAAGCTAGAACCTGTACAGAGCGAAGATTGATCATAACCATGGAAAGAAAATCTCCCAATAGAAAGCCTGTATGCTTCGATGCTAATGCTCCTTGAGCGGAAGCAAGTATTCTATAATTTGCCATTTGTTTATTTGCAATTGCATGTAATTGGTCAATATTTAATTTTTTCATGTCTTTTAATGTGAAGATGGATTCATTATGTACTCTTGCTTGATGCATTAATTTTTGTGCGGTATTTCGTTGAAAGGTGGAATTAAATATGATGGCATGAAAATGAAATAGGATGTTATCAAGTGATTGTAATATTATTTGTTTATGCATATCTGGAATATAGGATAAACTGGCACTAATATAATCGGAATAAATATAAAAGAGTTTATTTGGTTGCTTGCTGATTAATTCATTTTCCCATTGCTCTATTTTATCCAAATAAAAGTTTTCTGCTTTCGATAGCATGTAATCCCCCCAGTTTCATAACGAATCATTCCTTATTTTACTAAAAGAGTCTAAGGAAAGACAATATTTTTGTTATTTCAAATTGGATTCCTTTTTTCATACAGGAAAAAGACAATCTACCTCGTATATTGTTCTACGAGTAGATTGCCTTTTAATTAATAATGATACAAACAAGATTTTTTATTTAGTTAACTTAGATACCAGCTAATCTGCAAACGTCTCTTGCAATCATTACTTCTTCATTTGTTGGAATAACCATTACTTTTACTGGAGAGTGAGGGTAGTTAATGAATGACTCTTCCCCAGAAATTTTGTTTAATGTTGGATCCCAGTAAACGCCCATAAATTCAAGACCTTGAAGGACTCTAGCACGAACGATTTCACTGTTTTCACCGATACCAGCTGTGAAGATGATTGCATCTACACCATTCATGCCAGAAGCGTATGATCCAATATATTTATGGATGTTATCCGCAAATATTTTTAGTGCAAGCTCTGCACGATCATTTCCTTCTTTCGCTTGCTCTGTAATATCACGTAAATCACTTGAGAAACCAGAGATTCCTAAAAGACCACTCTTCTTATTTAACACTTGTAATACTTCGTCAGCAGATTGATCTGTTTTTTCCATAATGAATGGAATTAACGCAGGGTCAATATTACCAGAACGAGTTCCCATTGTAACACCAGCAAGTGGAGTGAATCCCATAGAAGTATCCATGGACTTTCCGCCTTCAATAGCAGCAATACTTGCACCATTTCCTAAGTGACATGAAATTAAACGTAATTGATCAATAGGACGACCTAATAATTCAGCTGCACGTTGAGAAACGTACTTATGGCTTGTCCCATGGAAACCATATTTACGAATTCCGTATTGCTCATAATATTCATATGGAAGGCTGTATAAATAAGATTTTTCAGGCATTGTTTGATGGAACGCTGTATCAAATACTGCTACAGCTGGAACATTTGGTAATACTTGTTGGAAAGCAGTAATACCAGTTAAGTTAGCTGGATTGTGTAAAGGTGCTAATTCAGATAAAGTATCAATTTTAGAGATAACATCATCTGTAATTAATGCTGAATCAGCAAATTCTTCTCCACCGTGAACGACACGATGCCCAATTCCTTCGATTTCATCTAATGATGCAATAATACCTAACTCTGTTAACTTTCCTAAAAGGATTTTAACAGCAACATCATGATCAGGAATTTCTGTAATTTCTTGGATTTTTTCACCGTTAACGGAAATATTAAAAACAGCATCATTTAATCCAATGCGCTCTATTAAACCTTTTGTAATTACTTCTTCACTTGGCATTTCGAATAATTGAAACTTTAATGAAGAACTACCAGCATTAATCGCAATAATTTTTGCCATAAAATGTTTTACTCCCCTTTTGTATAACAACTTTTTATTTACTTTGTCTGACATTGAACAGATCGAATCATACAACAGACAAGATTTACTTGTTTCAGTTTTTCATTAAAACATTCTACTAGAAACATTTCAAGCACATTATGCCCAGTTATTCATTTTTTTTTGGATTTTCGTCGATTTTTCAAAAAAAAGACAAATTTTTGTCGATTTCCTACTATATAATAGAGAGTATCTGTTTTATAACAATAATTGATTTACCCAGAAAATTTTCCGGTTAATCTTTTTTATTTGTTTGAATCCAAGTATCCAATTCACTTAAAACTTTTTCCATTGCACGCATATTGGAGAAGCTAGGCACGTTTGCAAGTAATACTTGCTTCGGTGCTACTATATTATTCCCCTTTTTCTGCAGAATCAATATACTTTTTGCCGACTGTTTATTTTTGAAAAGCGTTTCTGGCAATTGCATAATCCCCTGTATGTGTACCTCTTCTTTAATATAATCATGAAGATTGGCTGCTTGTTCTGATTCAAATAAATTATTTGGTATAACAAAGAATGCATAGCCGCCTGGTTTGACATAATTCATGCTCTGTTCAATAAATAAATGATGTGCATATGTATGCCCATTATCTGATTTGACTTTAAATTCATGGGAACGAACATCATTCGGATAATAACCAACTGGTAAATCACTCACAACTACATCTACTGGATCAATAAATAAATGCTCTAAACTATCTTGGTTAAAGAATTCGATTTGCTGTTCCTGTAAATTTGCATTTACTAGTGCTAACTGTAATAGCAAGTCATCAATATCCACACCGTAAGCAGCTATATTCTTTCCTTGCTGATGATTCATAACAGTTGTTAATAAATTTCCTGTTCCAACCGCTAAATCTAATAAGCGCAGTTCCTCTTTCGCCCAAAACTTTTGCACTAAATAGCCGAAAAGAATCCCAATAGAATCAGGTGTCATTTGATGATTAGGCTGTGTATTTTCTTTCATCCCTTTTAAAATGACAAGCTGAAAAGCTTTGCGAATTTCTTCTTTCGTGTATTTAGCCAATTTGATTCCTTCATACGACTTTCTTAACCTTTTTTTACTTAGTTCACTCAATTCTTCCTGTAAAATTGCTGATTGAAAGATATTCTCTCCGGTTAAAGCTAATGATTCTAAATACGTATATTCTAATTCTTCTTGAATGATTAATGCTGTTTCATTAAATACTGTAAATAATTCTTCTACTGGAGAAATGTTCATCTATTATCACCTATTTATTGTAAATTTCTAAGCTTAATAATTCCGTTAAAATATCCTATCTCCAAATTTGACGAGACTTGGATATGAGAACACAGCCAAATAAAAAGAGCCTGTCCTTTATATAGAAGGCCAAACTCTAGCTTATCATACGGTTAAAAATATAACCAGATAATCGATTGTATTACCTGCAATTTATTATCATTACTTCGTTGCTTTCACTGCCGCTATTGCTGCTTCGTAATCTGGATGGTTACTACCTTCGCTTACATATTCTACATATGTAACAGTATCATTTGTATCAACAACAAAGATTGCGCGTGCTAACAATCGTAATTCTTTCATTGCCACACCATATGCTTCCCCAAAAGACAAATCTCTATGGTCAGATACCGTAATAACATTTGCCAAACCATTAGCTGCACACCATCTTCTTTGAGCGAAAGGTAAATCAGCACTAACTGTTATTACCTCCACATTCTCAAGTTTAGCTGCTTCCTCATTAAATTTTCTTGTTTGCGTGTCACAAACACCTGTATCAATAGAAGGGATTACACTAAAAAGACGAACCTTTCCCTTTGAGCTTGCTAACGTTACCTCTGACATATCATTTGCTAATACGGTAAAATCTGGAGCTTTGTCTCCAACTTTCACTTCATTTCCACTCAATGTTACCGGGTTATGTTTAAATGTTACCTTTGCCATTCTTTCTCCTCCTTTTTTGATTTAATCTTATGTAATTACTTCCATCATATCGATAGTTCCTTCTATTTGCAAAAAAAATGAACTTTTTATACACCTGCATAAAACTCATTATCCTACAAAATGAAACGAGTTCACTTTTATTTGTGAACTCGCCTTCTTGCATACATTATACTAGTAGGAGCATCTCCTGAATTAAAATTCAATATCTTCTTTCTGTTGCTGACCTTGAGGTTCACTGCTTGAATCAGATGACGAATCTTTCTTTGCAAACATTTGCTGGATTTTATCGACAGCTTGTGGGGCAATATCTAGTATTTTTTCGTATAGATGAGTACTTTCATCTAAATGCACCATTTTTACTCCCTGAGCATTGACAATAAGAAAAGCAATTGGTGTAATACTTACTCCACCACCACTACCTCCGCCAAAAGGATGCTTTGTTAATGAATCATTTAATGAATGATTTTCTAAGGTGAATTCACTTCCACCAGCAGCAAATCCAAATCCCACTTTCGATACGGTTAAAATAACACTGCCATCAGGTGTTTCGACTGGATCGCCAATAATCGTATTGACATCAATCATTTCTTTTAAGTTTTCCATTGCGGTTGTCATTAAGCCTTGAATTGGATGATCTGACATTTTCCCATTCCTCCATTGTTCTATTGTTTATTTGGAATAGACGTTTCGTTTGTTTTAAACTTAGGAAAACCATCTTTCCAATATTTCACCAGTTTAATTCCTGCCATCATAGCATGCCCTATCCGAAATTGAATCATACAAGAAAATAAAGTTTCAGAAGCAACTCCCTGAAATTGTGGATAGATGTTGATTTTTGGCATATTCTGAAGCTTCATATAATTACTTATAATGCCAATAATACTCCCTTTAACAGCCCAAATAGCACCAGAAACCATGCCAGTATGGGCTGCATCACCTAATCCAACAATAGAACTCCATTCGATGTTCTTTATCGTTAGTTTTGCTAAAAACGCCCTTACTATGCGATGAAATTGAACAACATGGTTTAATACTTCTTTTGAATTAGATAAGAAATTTAATAAATCAGAGGCAGAAAATTGTTTCGTTTCCTCAATGGGTTCCTCCTTACCTTTTATTTCTGATTCCTCTTTCATCACCAACGTTGGAGAGTCATCATCTATTTTTATAAGAGGGATTGTTTTTTTGTATTTTATGAGTCCAAATAATGCTCGAACCTCTATTTTTAAATCATCATTATCTTTCTTATGATAATAGCGTATATGTATCGTTAATTTTAAAAAACATAAGAAAACAAGCACTAAAAAAAGAGCACCAATAATAATTCCAATTATGGCGAGAACTTTCACTCTGGCAACACTTCCCTTCAGCTTATTATTATTGGATAAAATATGAAAAAATAAACCTTTTTCTAAAGGATTCTTTTTAGGGGAAAGATACAGAAGACATAAAAGAAAAAGGTCGATAACAACATCTTTTCCTGTTGTTATCGACCTTTTTTGAATTATCGATCATGAATTACTGTTGTATCAGCAAACAAATCATGAATGCCTTGTTTCTTTGGTAAAAAAGCAACTAAAGCATATAAAATAATAAAGCTGCCAGAGATAAATCGACCAATCCATTCACGGAAAAGGATAGTATCCCATGTTAATCTTTCTTTGTTTATCGGTACTACCTTTAAACCAAAAATCATTTTCCCTAACGTTTGTTTTAAAAACAATGTCATTAAAACAAAGTATAAGTAAAAAGTAATGGCGGTACAAATGTTTACCGTAGAAAAAATACTTGATTCATGTAATGGCACATCTACTAGGCGTAGAATGGGATAGATTAGAATACGATTAACGCTCGATACAATAATTATATCTGCTAGATAAGCCCAAAAGCGCATCCAAAAGCCGGCATATACATATGAGACTTCGTCTATAGGATTCATCTTAATATCTTCAGCATTCGGAGTTTGTTCCTTCCAATCAACGCCTTCATTTAACGATACAGTTGATTCGGACATTTTAACTTCCTTCATTGAAGCTTCTGATTCTATATTATCGCGATCATTACTCATTTATTCCCCTCCTATTCTGCATATAAATACATTAGTCGAGGTGAGTTAGCATTGGTAACAATCTTTAATATATTGGCTAATTCTTTATCCTCACTTGTGATTAATTTTTTCGCAGTCATTCCAAACAAGGAACCAAATCCAGTATTATCTGTATATGAAACAACCGCAGCATCTTTTAATTTATAGTCCGTTTTCATCTGTTCTACTACATCATCAAAATAACCAAAATCATCGATTAAATTTAAATCTTTTGCTTGTCTGCCATCGTAGATTCGCCCATCAGCAATTTTTTTCACTTCCGCCTCTGTCATACCACGCCCGTCAGCAATAACTTTAACGAATCCAGCGTAAGAATTATCAATTAATCTTTGTAGAATCTCTCTTTCATCTTCTGTCATTTCTCTTGTAGAACTCATGATATCCTTATATTTTCCACTCTTGATAGTAACAAACTCTACTCCGTACTTTTCAGCAAGACCTTCAAAATTATATCCACTCATAATAACTCCGAGTGAACCAGTTAACGTTTCCGGACTAGCAAAGATTTTATCAGCAGGTGCAGAAATGTAGTATCCTCCAGAAGCTGCCATTGAT from Niallia sp. FSL W8-0635 carries:
- the tpx gene encoding thiol peroxidase; this translates as MAKVTFKHNPVTLSGNEVKVGDKAPDFTVLANDMSEVTLASSKGKVRLFSVIPSIDTGVCDTQTRKFNEEAAKLENVEVITVSADLPFAQRRWCAANGLANVITVSDHRDLSFGEAYGVAMKELRLLARAIFVVDTNDTVTYVEYVSEGSNHPDYEAAIAAVKATK
- a CDS encoding DUF2953 domain-containing protein, with translation MKVLAIIGIIIGALFLVLVFLCFLKLTIHIRYYHKKDNDDLKIEVRALFGLIKYKKTIPLIKIDDDSPTLVMKEESEIKGKEEPIEETKQFSASDLLNFLSNSKEVLNHVVQFHRIVRAFLAKLTIKNIEWSSIVGLGDAAHTGMVSGAIWAVKGSIIGIISNYMKLQNMPKINIYPQFQGVASETLFSCMIQFRIGHAMMAGIKLVKYWKDGFPKFKTNETSIPNKQ
- a CDS encoding RDD family protein, producing MSNDRDNIESEASMKEVKMSESTVSLNEGVDWKEQTPNAEDIKMNPIDEVSYVYAGFWMRFWAYLADIIIVSSVNRILIYPILRLVDVPLHESSIFSTVNICTAITFYLYFVLMTLFLKQTLGKMIFGLKVVPINKERLTWDTILFREWIGRFISGSFIILYALVAFLPKKQGIHDLFADTTVIHDR
- a CDS encoding acetate kinase, with product MAKIIAINAGSSSLKFQLFEMPSEEVITKGLIERIGLNDAVFNISVNGEKIQEITEIPDHDVAVKILLGKLTELGIIASLDEIEGIGHRVVHGGEEFADSALITDDVISKIDTLSELAPLHNPANLTGITAFQQVLPNVPAVAVFDTAFHQTMPEKSYLYSLPYEYYEQYGIRKYGFHGTSHKYVSQRAAELLGRPIDQLRLISCHLGNGASIAAIEGGKSMDTSMGFTPLAGVTMGTRSGNIDPALIPFIMEKTDQSADEVLQVLNKKSGLLGISGFSSDLRDITEQAKEGNDRAELALKIFADNIHKYIGSYASGMNGVDAIIFTAGIGENSEIVRARVLQGLEFMGVYWDPTLNKISGEESFINYPHSPVKVMVIPTNEEVMIARDVCRLAGI
- a CDS encoding EcsC family protein, with the protein product MLSKAENFYLDKIEQWENELISKQPNKLFYIYSDYISASLSYIPDMHKQIILQSLDNILFHFHAIIFNSTFQRNTAQKLMHQARVHNESIFTLKDMKKLNIDQLHAIANKQMANYRILASAQGALASKHTGFLLGDFLSMVMINLRSVQVLASIYGRPADSPNEIMTTLKVFCAGCLPYPYRVQAWDELMIEQEKEQQGFFYNGNDEIVQEKMLHTLITELIKLCFLQFYKGSHTGAVIGTAANYRFTRIITEVAHHYYQKCYLLSKREENG
- the ytfJ gene encoding GerW family sporulation protein, with amino-acid sequence MSDHPIQGLMTTAMENLKEMIDVNTIIGDPVETPDGSVILTVSKVGFGFAAGGSEFTLENHSLNDSLTKHPFGGGSGGGVSITPIAFLIVNAQGVKMVHLDESTHLYEKILDIAPQAVDKIQQMFAKKDSSSDSSSEPQGQQQKEDIEF
- the sppA gene encoding signal peptide peptidase SppA, whose protein sequence is MSGKRWAALGIAGIIFVFSIITSMVSVAFTTDVEDLFGQFLSEGEGPFVEDYIEDGDFSKKIVVLEVSGTIQDTGDAESLFSSVGYNHSSFIEKLDYIKEDPSVKGVILKVNSPGGGVVESAQIHDKLVEIQKESKKPIYVSMGSMAASGGYYISAPADKIFASPETLTGSLGVIMSGYNFEGLAEKYGVEFVTIKSGKYKDIMSSTREMTEDEREILQRLIDNSYAGFVKVIADGRGMTEAEVKKIADGRIYDGRQAKDLNLIDDFGYFDDVVEQMKTDYKLKDAAVVSYTDNTGFGSLFGMTAKKLITSEDKELANILKIVTNANSPRLMYLYAE
- a CDS encoding class I SAM-dependent methyltransferase; this translates as MNISPVEELFTVFNETALIIQEELEYTYLESLALTGENIFQSAILQEELSELSKKRLRKSYEGIKLAKYTKEEIRKAFQLVILKGMKENTQPNHQMTPDSIGILFGYLVQKFWAKEELRLLDLAVGTGNLLTTVMNHQQGKNIAAYGVDIDDLLLQLALVNANLQEQQIEFFNQDSLEHLFIDPVDVVVSDLPVGYYPNDVRSHEFKVKSDNGHTYAHHLFIEQSMNYVKPGGYAFFVIPNNLFESEQAANLHDYIKEEVHIQGIMQLPETLFKNKQSAKSILILQKKGNNIVAPKQVLLANVPSFSNMRAMEKVLSELDTWIQTNKKD